In Balaenoptera ricei isolate mBalRic1 chromosome 7, mBalRic1.hap2, whole genome shotgun sequence, a single window of DNA contains:
- the SLC19A3 gene encoding thiamine transporter 2 isoform X1, whose translation MSCFQTSASHSWIYPTVILCLFGFFSMMRPSEPFLMLYLSGPDKNLTSEEITNEIFPVWTYSYLVLLLPVFILTDYVRYKPVIVLQGISFIITWLLLLFGQGVKTMQVVEFFYGMVSATEVAYYAYIYSMVSPEHYQKVSGYCRSATLVAYTVASVLAQLLVSLANLSYFYLNVLSLASVSMAFLFSLFLPMPKKSMFFHAKPSKEAPPKPPGKDAVLEEPQKDHEPTGQVFTVSGNPYDGQWSSPKPENVALRVFVQWLQDLKECYSSKHLFYWSLWWAFSTAGFNQVLNYVQVLWDYKAPGQSSVIYNGAVEAIATFGGALAAFAVGFVKVNWDLLGELALAIFSVVNAGSLFLMHYTTNIWVCYAGYLLFKTGYMLLITIAVFQIAVNLSVERYALVFGINTFIALVIQTIITVIVVDQGGLGLPISIQFLVYGSYFAVIASIFLMRSIFIIYSTKCRKTVQSSATSQNPYGPHPEEPENN comes from the exons CCTGACCAGTGAAGAG ATCACAAATGAGATCTTCCCCGTGTGGACATACTCATATCTGGTGCTGCTTCTCCCGGTGTTTATCCTCACCGATTATGTCCGCTACAAGCCAGTCATTGTCCTACAAGGGATTAGCTTCATCATTACCTGGCTGCTGCTGTTGTTTGGCCAAGGAGTGAAGACCATGCAGGTTGTAGAGTTCTTCTATGGGATGGTCTCCGCCACCGAGGTGGCCTACTATGCCTACATTTACAGCATGGTCAGCCCAGAGCACTATCAGAAAGTGAGCGGCTACTGCAGGAGTGCCACGCTTGTGGCCTACACGGTGGCCTCAGTGCTGGCCCAACTCTTGGTATCCCTGGCCAACCTATCATACTTTTACCTCAACGTCCTATCCTTGGCCTCTGTTTCCATGGCCTTCCTTTTCTCACTTTTCCTACCAATGCCTAAGAAGAGCATGTTTTTTCATGCAAAACCCAGCAAAGAAGCTCCTCCAAAGCCACCAGGAAAGGATGCTGTCTTAGAGGAACCTCAAAAGGATCACGAACCGACTGGACAAGTATTCACTGTTTCAGGGAACCCATATGATGGCCAGTGGAGCAGCCCAAAGCCGGAAAATGTAGCTTTGAGAGTTTTTGTGCAGTGGTTACAAGATTTGAAGGAGTGCTACTCCTCAAAACATCTTTTTTACTGGTCCCTATGGTGGGCTTTTTCCACAGCAGGTTTTAACCAGGTTTTGAACTATGTTCAAGTCCTGTGGGATTACAAGGCCCCAGGCCAGAGTTCTGTAATATATAATGGAGCAGTAGAAGCTATTGCAACCTTTGGAG GGGCCCTGGCTGCCTTTGCAGTGGGTTTTGTGAAAGTCAACTGGGATCTTCTGGGAGAGCTGGCTCTGGCCATCTTCTCGGTTGTCAATGCAGGCTCTCTATTTCTCATGCATTACACGACCAACATATGGGTATGCTATGCTGGCTATTTGTTATTCAAGACCGGCTATATGCTTCTTATCACCATAGCAGT GTTTCAGATCGCAGTTAATCTGAGTGTGGAACGCTATGCCCTGGTGTTTGGAATCAACACCTTCATTGCCCTGGTGATTCAGACCATTATAACCGTGATCGTAGTAGATCAGGGAGGATTGGGGCTGCCAATCAGCATTCAG tttttaGTTTATGGGAGTTATTTTGCAGTCATTGCTAGCATTTTCCTAATGAGAAGCATATTCATTATCTACTCAACCAAATGCCGAAAGACAGTGCAGAGCTCTGCTACAAGTCAGAATCCATATGGGCCACACCCAGAAGAACCAGAGAACAACTAA
- the SLC19A3 gene encoding thiamine transporter 2 isoform X2, with protein MSCFQTSASHSWIYPTVILCLFGFFSMMRPSEPFLMLYLSGPDKNLTSEEITNEIFPVWTYSYLVLLLPVFILTDYVRYKPVIVLQGISFIITWLLLLFGQGVKTMQVVEFFYGMVSATEVAYYAYIYSMVSPEHYQKVSGYCRSATLVAYTVASVLAQLLVSLANLSYFYLNVLSLASVSMAFLFSLFLPMPKKSMFFHAKPSKEAPPKPPGKDAVLEEPQKDHEPTGQVFTVSGNPYDGQWSSPKPENVALRVFVQWLQDLKECYSSKHLFYWSLWWAFSTAGFNQVLNYVQVLWDYKAPGQSSVIYNGAVEAIATFGGALAAFAVGFVKVNWDLLGELALAIFSVVNAGSLFLMHYTTNIWVCYAGYLLFKTGYMLLITIAVFQIAVNLSVERYALVFGINTFIALVIQTIITVIVVDQGGLGLPISIQFMGVILQSLLAFS; from the exons CCTGACCAGTGAAGAG ATCACAAATGAGATCTTCCCCGTGTGGACATACTCATATCTGGTGCTGCTTCTCCCGGTGTTTATCCTCACCGATTATGTCCGCTACAAGCCAGTCATTGTCCTACAAGGGATTAGCTTCATCATTACCTGGCTGCTGCTGTTGTTTGGCCAAGGAGTGAAGACCATGCAGGTTGTAGAGTTCTTCTATGGGATGGTCTCCGCCACCGAGGTGGCCTACTATGCCTACATTTACAGCATGGTCAGCCCAGAGCACTATCAGAAAGTGAGCGGCTACTGCAGGAGTGCCACGCTTGTGGCCTACACGGTGGCCTCAGTGCTGGCCCAACTCTTGGTATCCCTGGCCAACCTATCATACTTTTACCTCAACGTCCTATCCTTGGCCTCTGTTTCCATGGCCTTCCTTTTCTCACTTTTCCTACCAATGCCTAAGAAGAGCATGTTTTTTCATGCAAAACCCAGCAAAGAAGCTCCTCCAAAGCCACCAGGAAAGGATGCTGTCTTAGAGGAACCTCAAAAGGATCACGAACCGACTGGACAAGTATTCACTGTTTCAGGGAACCCATATGATGGCCAGTGGAGCAGCCCAAAGCCGGAAAATGTAGCTTTGAGAGTTTTTGTGCAGTGGTTACAAGATTTGAAGGAGTGCTACTCCTCAAAACATCTTTTTTACTGGTCCCTATGGTGGGCTTTTTCCACAGCAGGTTTTAACCAGGTTTTGAACTATGTTCAAGTCCTGTGGGATTACAAGGCCCCAGGCCAGAGTTCTGTAATATATAATGGAGCAGTAGAAGCTATTGCAACCTTTGGAG GGGCCCTGGCTGCCTTTGCAGTGGGTTTTGTGAAAGTCAACTGGGATCTTCTGGGAGAGCTGGCTCTGGCCATCTTCTCGGTTGTCAATGCAGGCTCTCTATTTCTCATGCATTACACGACCAACATATGGGTATGCTATGCTGGCTATTTGTTATTCAAGACCGGCTATATGCTTCTTATCACCATAGCAGT GTTTCAGATCGCAGTTAATCTGAGTGTGGAACGCTATGCCCTGGTGTTTGGAATCAACACCTTCATTGCCCTGGTGATTCAGACCATTATAACCGTGATCGTAGTAGATCAGGGAGGATTGGGGCTGCCAATCAGCATTCAG TTTATGGGAGTTATTTTGCAGTCATTGCTAGCATTTTCCTAA